One window of the Microtus ochrogaster isolate Prairie Vole_2 chromosome 10, MicOch1.0, whole genome shotgun sequence genome contains the following:
- the Tmem54 gene encoding transmembrane protein 54 — translation MCLRIGGLNVGEFRKVLMKTGLVLVVLGHVSFIAAAVLHGTMLRFVAAASDAVVLQYCVVDILSVTSAILVIIAGIAAVVLSRYLPSTPLRWIVFSLSVACAVLSLTCALGLLASIAVTFATQGRALLAACTFESPELPTLAPDCPFDPTRIYSSSLCLWAISLMLCVAESVSALRCAQLVHRLLELRPWWGKNCHHTMQTSPEPLDGHDLLSCASSVQLTI, via the exons ATGTGTCTGCGCATCG GTGGCCTGAATGTGGGTGAGTTCCGGAAGGTGCTGATGAAGACAGGCCTGGTGCTGGTCGTGCTGGGTCATGTGAGCTTCATAGCAGCCGCCGTGCTCCATGGCACCATGCTGCGCTTTGTGGCTGCCGCCAGTGACGCCGTGGTTCTACAGTACTGTGTGGTGGACATCCTCTCTGTCACCTCTGCCATCCTG GTCATCATTGCCGGAATCGCAGCTGTCGTCCTGTCTCGTTACCTCCCCAGCACCCCCTTG CGCTGGATTGTGTTTAGCTTGAGTGTGGCCTGTGCTGTCCTTTCTCTGACCTGCGCCCTTGGGCTCCTGGCCTCCATCGCAGTGACTTTTGCCACCCAGGGCCGAGCGCTACTGGCAGCCTGTACTTTTGAGAGCCCTGAACTCCCAACGCTGGCGCCTGACTGTCCTTTTGACCCTACTCGAATTTAC AGTTCTAGTCTGtgcctctgggccatctctctcaTGCTCTGTGTGGCGGAGAGTGTGTCTGCCCTGCGCTGCGCCCAGCTAGTGCATCGGCTGCTGGAACTGAGACCCTGGTGGGGGAAAAACTGCCACCACACG ATGCAAACGAGCCCAGAGCCCCTGGATGGCCATGACCTACTGAGCTGCGCTAGCTCTGTGCAGCTGACCATCTGA